The following are encoded in a window of Impatiens glandulifera chromosome 5, dImpGla2.1, whole genome shotgun sequence genomic DNA:
- the LOC124939137 gene encoding uncharacterized protein LOC124939137, which yields MEVFESVLTTFRKNRHYKFHPFCEEEKITHLCLADDLFLLSHAYVDSINTIKDALIFFCNITCLMSNVDKSLAFYGGADEDTNAQIQSIMGISEGSFSVHYLGILLTERHIQFVHYRPLIEKVKNAIMGWDVKKLSYAGMIELVGSVVMGLIVYWSQQIILPKKVMRELDTLLRDFI from the coding sequence ATGGAGGTCTTTGAGAGTGTCTTAACGACATTCCGAAAGAACCGCCATTACAAATTCCACCCTTTCTGTGAGGAGGAGAAGATTACTCACTTGTGTTTAGCGGACGACCTATTCTTACTTTCTCATGCTTATGTTGATTCCATAAACACTATAAAAGATGCACTCATCTTCTTTTGTAATATTACATGTTTAATGAGTAATGTAGATAAGAGCTTGGCATTTTATGGTGGTGCGGATGAGGATACTAATGCGCAGATTCAGAGCATTATGGGCATTAGCGAGGGGTCTTTTTCGGTTCATTATTTGGGAATTCTACTCACGGAGAGGCATATTCAATTCGTTCATTACAGGCCGCTTATTGAGAAAGTCAAGAACGCAATTATGGGTTGGGATGTCAAGAAACTATCTTACGCGGGTATGATCGAATTGGTGGGTAGTGTGGTCATGGGGCTGATCGTTTATTGGTCTCAACAAATCATTCTTCCTAAGAAAGTTATGCGTGAGCTCGACACTTTATTACGTGACTTCATTTGA